Proteins encoded by one window of Clostridium cagae:
- a CDS encoding phosphoribosylanthranilate isomerase, translating into MQSGGVPAHRVPFDVVDRIFNEAKKHGVKCVAIMLNTDPDEMIFITNRVKPDILHIAGMEFTADAAFAERLRKECPGVELMQAVLVDGPEAVERAKEYAKFCDYILTDSGLAVDTGIGASGMTHDWNIDSEIVRSVNIPVIIAGGLGPDNVEECIKQVKPYGVDSLTKTSYKYNDGVMEKDIPKVKQFCERADKIAEELGL; encoded by the coding sequence ATGCAAAGTGGAGGGGTACCAGCCCATCGTGTTCCATTTGATGTTGTGGATCGTATCTTTAATGAGGCTAAAAAACATGGTGTAAAATGTGTAGCTATCATGCTGAATACAGACCCAGATGAAATGATTTTTATTACAAACAGAGTAAAACCGGATATTTTGCATATTGCTGGTATGGAATTTACAGCTGATGCAGCATTCGCTGAAAGATTACGAAAAGAATGTCCAGGGGTTGAATTGATGCAGGCTGTTCTTGTGGATGGACCTGAAGCTGTAGAACGTGCAAAGGAATATGCAAAATTTTGTGATTATATATTAACAGATTCAGGACTTGCAGTAGATACAGGTATTGGAGCAAGTGGTATGACACACGATTGGAATATTGATTCAGAAATCGTTAGATCTGTAAATATACCAGTGATTATTGCAGGAGGCTTAGGACCAGACAATGTAGAAGAATGTATCAAACAGGTAAAACCTTATGGTGTAGACTCATTAACTAAGACAAGCTATAAATATAATGATGGTGTAATGGAAAAAGATATTCCAAAAGTAAAACAATTTTGTGAAAGAGCAGATAAGATTGCTGAAGAATTAGGTTTATAA
- a CDS encoding HAD family hydrolase, which yields MKKIIFLDIDGTLLDCFNGLLDITPKVKEVIHSLQANGDYVFIASGRPYAFLSQAILDFGFDGFILANGAQVIIDNNTIYSDPINKEFVKNLISEFERNNIQYILEGEFYSYMKECYKEFYDLYESLGVSRRYIKSAYDIEEIDVHKVEMLCTDVEASRLCLSLVKSDSNYDYFSSIDEKSFELYSKKNTKATGILKALDHLDIPIENSYAFGDGKNDIEMLSTVGCGIAMGNACDEVKRHAKEVTDTVHNDGVAMGIEKYVVC from the coding sequence ATGAAAAAAATTATATTTTTAGATATAGATGGAACATTATTAGATTGTTTTAATGGATTGTTAGATATCACACCAAAAGTCAAAGAAGTAATTCATTCATTACAAGCTAATGGGGATTATGTTTTTATTGCTTCTGGTAGACCATATGCATTTTTAAGCCAAGCTATATTAGATTTTGGATTTGATGGTTTTATTTTAGCAAATGGAGCTCAAGTAATAATTGATAATAACACTATATATAGTGATCCTATTAATAAAGAGTTTGTAAAAAATCTAATATCTGAATTTGAAAGAAATAATATACAATATATCTTAGAAGGAGAATTTTACTCATATATGAAGGAATGCTATAAAGAATTTTATGATCTTTATGAAAGTTTAGGTGTTTCAAGAAGATATATAAAGAGTGCTTATGATATTGAAGAAATTGATGTTCATAAAGTAGAAATGTTATGCACTGATGTAGAGGCTTCAAGATTATGTTTATCATTAGTAAAGAGTGATTCTAATTATGATTATTTTAGTAGTATAGATGAGAAATCTTTTGAATTATATTCAAAGAAAAATACTAAAGCAACTGGAATATTAAAAGCTCTAGATCATTTGGACATTCCAATTGAAAATAGTTATGCATTTGGAGATGGAAAAAATGATATAGAAATGTTATCAACAGTTGGATGTGGAATAGCAATGGGAAATGCATGTGATGAGGTTAAAAGACATGCAAAAGAAGTTACAGATACTGTACATAATGATGGGGTAGCAATGGGTATAGAAAAATATGTAGTTTGTTAA
- a CDS encoding DeoR/GlpR family DNA-binding transcription regulator, which yields MFIEERYRYILNLLDENGKVLVKDLSKEFNVSESMIRKDLQALEKKNLLQRTYGGAINIKHSIVDCQSFSKRVVENIDLKQIVAQKAFNQINENDTIFLDASTISYMIAKLIVKNDTPITLITNMFEISSLIPENSKTHFIFIGGDYNIFVGGSVGSHSIDQIKKYRCHKAFIGCTGIDLSDGSISTAISEDSYTKDAIISISKELFLVMLNEKFKTNGSYVFSNAVDFHGIITEALPDKSIINLLEEYYINLI from the coding sequence ATGTTTATAGAAGAGCGTTATAGATATATTTTAAATTTATTGGATGAAAACGGAAAAGTTTTAGTTAAAGATTTAAGTAAAGAATTTAATGTAAGTGAAAGTATGATTCGAAAAGACCTTCAGGCTTTAGAGAAAAAAAATCTATTACAGCGTACTTATGGCGGAGCTATAAATATAAAACATTCTATTGTTGACTGTCAAAGTTTTAGTAAACGTGTAGTTGAAAATATTGATTTAAAACAAATTGTTGCTCAAAAAGCTTTTAATCAAATAAATGAAAATGACACTATTTTTTTAGATGCATCAACTATTTCATATATGATAGCAAAATTAATAGTAAAAAATGATACACCTATAACTTTAATAACAAATATGTTTGAAATCTCATCATTAATTCCTGAAAATTCAAAGACACATTTTATTTTTATTGGTGGAGACTACAATATATTTGTAGGTGGAAGTGTGGGATCACATTCTATTGATCAAATAAAGAAATATCGTTGTCATAAGGCATTTATAGGTTGTACTGGAATCGATCTTAGTGATGGTAGTATAAGTACTGCTATTTCAGAAGATTCATATACTAAAGATGCTATAATAAGCATCTCTAAAGAATTATTTCTAGTAATGTTAAATGAAAAATTTAAAACAAATGGCAGTTATGTTTTTTCAAATGCAGTAGACTTTCATGGTATTATTACAGAAGCTTTACCTGATAAATCTATAATTAATTTACTTGAAGAATACTATATTAATTTAATATAA
- a CDS encoding glycosyltransferase: protein MKKFFKNLFLSLFILSLILVPIKSYALEKGMPYNKTTCDLIMAERILWIDHVSWTRSFITSDLSSLEDKNPVLERLLKNQDDIGNSIKPYYGEAAGNKLSALLREHIELAGQVTDAAKSGNKDDLEKYNKLWYENADKISDFLSSANPNYSNKVLKDMLYKHLQFVTDQVVASLNKDWKSDIESYDKGEKHMIMFADILTDGIIKQFPQKFK from the coding sequence ATGAAAAAATTTTTTAAAAACTTATTCTTATCATTATTTATATTATCTTTAATTTTAGTACCAATCAAATCTTACGCATTAGAAAAAGGCATGCCTTATAACAAAACTACATGTGATTTAATAATGGCGGAGAGAATTCTTTGGATAGATCATGTTTCATGGACTAGAAGTTTTATTACAAGTGATTTGTCATCGCTTGAAGATAAAAACCCTGTATTAGAAAGACTTCTTAAGAATCAAGATGACATTGGAAATTCAATTAAACCTTATTATGGAGAAGCTGCTGGAAATAAACTTTCTGCACTACTAAGGGAGCATATAGAACTTGCAGGGCAAGTTACTGATGCTGCTAAAAGTGGAAATAAAGATGATTTAGAAAAATATAATAAACTTTGGTATGAAAATGCTGATAAAATATCCGATTTTTTAAGTTCTGCTAATCCTAACTATTCAAACAAAGTTTTAAAAGATATGCTATATAAACATCTACAATTTGTTACTGATCAAGTTGTAGCCAGCTTAAATAAAGATTGGAAATCCGATATTGAATCATATGATAAAGGTGAAAAACATATGATTATGTTTGCAGATATACTTACTGATGGTATAATTAAACAATTCCCACAAAAATTCAAATAG
- a CDS encoding diaminopimelate dehydrogenase: MSNKIKVGVIGYGNLGRGVLKAIKQSDDIELKGVFTRREGVSIEDGSNAIHISKIAEYKDKIDVMILCGGSATDLPEQGPKIAEMFNTVDSFDTHAKIPQYFERIDKVAKSAGTLSIISVGWDPGLFSLNRLMGQTILPQGKDYTFWGKGVSQGHSDAIRRIDGVKDGKQYTIPKEEALSKVRTGENPELTTREKHLRVCYVVLEDGADKTRVENEIKTMPNYFSDYDTEVNFISEEELKKNHSGMPHGGFVIRTGVTGNGNKEKIEFSLSLDSNPEFTSSVLVAYARAIVKMAKDGKTGACTVFDVPPAYLSAKSPEELRKELL; this comes from the coding sequence ATGAGTAATAAAATTAAAGTTGGAGTAATTGGATATGGAAATTTAGGAAGAGGGGTATTAAAGGCAATTAAACAAAGTGATGACATAGAGTTAAAGGGTGTATTTACAAGAAGAGAAGGAGTTTCTATTGAAGATGGCTCAAATGCTATACATATTTCAAAAATCGCAGAATATAAAGATAAAATTGATGTTATGATACTTTGCGGAGGATCAGCTACTGACTTACCAGAGCAAGGACCTAAGATTGCAGAAATGTTTAATACTGTAGATAGCTTTGATACACATGCAAAGATTCCACAATATTTTGAAAGAATTGATAAGGTTGCTAAATCTGCTGGAACTTTAAGTATAATTTCAGTTGGTTGGGATCCAGGTTTATTTTCTTTAAATAGATTAATGGGACAAACTATTTTACCACAAGGAAAAGACTATACTTTTTGGGGGAAAGGAGTAAGTCAAGGTCACTCAGATGCTATAAGAAGAATAGATGGAGTTAAAGACGGAAAACAATATACAATTCCTAAAGAAGAAGCATTATCAAAAGTTAGAACTGGTGAAAATCCAGAACTTACAACTAGAGAAAAACATTTAAGAGTTTGTTATGTTGTATTAGAAGATGGTGCAGATAAGACAAGAGTAGAGAATGAAATTAAGACTATGCCAAATTATTTTTCAGACTATGATACGGAAGTTAACTTTATAAGTGAAGAAGAATTAAAGAAAAATCATTCAGGAATGCCACATGGAGGTTTTGTTATAAGAACAGGGGTTACAGGTAATGGAAATAAGGAGAAAATAGAATTTTCACTTTCATTAGATAGTAATCCAGAATTTACTTCAAGTGTATTAGTTGCATATGCTAGGGCAATTGTTAAGATGGCTAAAGACGGAAAAACAGGTGCTTGCACAGTATTTGATGTTCCACCAGCATATCTTTCAGCGAAATCACCAGAAGAGTTAAGAAAAGAATTATTATAA
- a CDS encoding PfkB family carbohydrate kinase → MTERELEILKIIKQNPLISQYELADILGITRSGTAAHIHNLTRKGYIKGKGYVLSEPSFITVVGGVNIDTIGTSISKLIQDNSNPGKIVHLLGGAGRNIALALTKLEIPNYFISVFGDDLNGEKFLDDAKENNMDIQYCEKIKGEATSSFISINDSAGNRIVGIDDMDIYHNITPMFIEKNLDKINHSDYCIIDTNLPKDTIDYIYEKVTAPLVVKTVSLNKSYRLINNIQKIEILIITPKELFQLISELNETYTNISNAIDILLNRGVKNVLVFSASKYLFFKNQSKEYKLKIATTSIVNTNGASATLTGTLIWGLQNNIKWEEALKYAYTAAISSMETQTPVNTNLSKELLIEKKKCLFPN, encoded by the coding sequence ATGACGGAACGTGAGTTAGAAATTTTAAAAATAATTAAACAAAATCCATTGATTTCACAATATGAGCTTGCAGATATTCTCGGGATTACTCGCTCTGGAACTGCCGCTCACATTCATAATTTAACAAGGAAAGGATACATAAAAGGAAAGGGCTATGTCTTAAGTGAACCTAGTTTTATCACAGTAGTAGGTGGCGTTAATATAGATACTATTGGAACGTCAATAAGTAAACTAATACAAGATAATTCAAATCCCGGAAAAATAGTTCATTTGCTAGGAGGTGCGGGCAGGAATATTGCACTTGCTCTAACAAAACTGGAAATTCCTAATTATTTTATTTCTGTATTCGGCGATGATCTAAACGGAGAAAAATTCTTAGATGATGCAAAGGAAAATAATATGGATATTCAATATTGTGAAAAAATTAAAGGAGAAGCTACATCATCATTCATCTCTATTAATGATTCAGCTGGAAATAGAATAGTTGGTATTGATGACATGGACATATATCATAATATTACGCCTATGTTTATTGAAAAAAATTTAGACAAAATCAATCATTCAGATTATTGCATTATTGACACAAATCTTCCTAAGGATACCATAGATTACATATATGAAAAAGTAACAGCTCCTCTTGTAGTTAAAACAGTGTCTTTGAATAAAAGCTATCGACTGATTAATAACATACAAAAGATAGAAATTTTAATAATCACACCAAAAGAGCTATTTCAATTAATTTCTGAATTAAATGAAACTTATACAAACATTAGTAATGCCATTGATATTTTACTAAATAGGGGTGTTAAAAATGTTCTCGTTTTTTCAGCAAGCAAATATCTATTCTTTAAAAATCAAAGTAAAGAATATAAATTGAAGATTGCAACAACTTCAATTGTAAATACAAACGGAGCAAGTGCAACTCTAACTGGCACTTTAATCTGGGGACTTCAAAATAATATAAAATGGGAAGAGGCCTTAAAATATGCGTATACAGCAGCTATTAGTAGTATGGAAACACAAACTCCAGTAAACACAAATTTATCTAAGGAATTATTAATTGAAAAAAAGAAATGTCTTTTCCCCAATTAA
- a CDS encoding iron-containing alcohol dehydrogenase, which yields MNFKLEQKVKVIVCHELANTILQILNMEKYKKPMVAIDSFLVNTPIIQGMFALLKENSLDYFVYDKIVSNPPTDIIDDGAKLFLKNNCDSIIGIGGGSAIDSARGINIVRTLGGNIRDYAFEKDIPEFCKGLIAVPTTSGTGSELSNALIVSEPETHEKLSVLSNNAVSEYAVLAPELAITLPKSMTAATGLDAFSHAAEGYTSKLSSPITDAICEKIMYLIVKYLPKAIKNGADIEARERMIVAAALGGWMLNNAGTHVGHSQAHIIGALYGIPHGMACAYALPSTLLYTAKVNPKKVKEIGLILGAEYPANHTDLEIGEITAEKFKWFRDEVIGLDSFKKFNVSREELISNAEKVVEERFAGNSPMEINLDLAENLLKFYE from the coding sequence ATGAATTTTAAATTAGAGCAAAAAGTTAAAGTTATTGTTTGTCACGAATTAGCGAATACTATTTTGCAAATTCTAAACATGGAAAAATATAAAAAACCTATGGTAGCCATTGACAGCTTTTTAGTAAATACGCCCATTATTCAAGGCATGTTTGCATTATTAAAAGAAAATAGCCTGGACTACTTTGTCTACGATAAAATAGTTTCTAATCCACCTACTGACATTATTGATGATGGAGCTAAATTATTCTTAAAAAATAATTGTGACAGTATTATAGGTATTGGAGGTGGAAGTGCTATTGATTCAGCAAGAGGAATCAATATTGTTAGAACTTTAGGTGGAAATATCAGAGATTATGCTTTTGAGAAAGATATTCCTGAATTTTGTAAAGGATTAATTGCAGTACCTACCACATCTGGTACCGGAAGTGAATTATCTAATGCTTTAATTGTTTCTGAACCCGAGACACATGAAAAGTTGTCTGTTTTATCAAATAATGCTGTGAGTGAATATGCTGTTTTAGCTCCTGAATTAGCAATTACACTTCCCAAAAGTATGACGGCAGCTACTGGTTTAGATGCATTTTCACATGCCGCTGAGGGATATACATCCAAATTATCTTCTCCAATTACAGATGCTATTTGTGAAAAAATTATGTATTTAATTGTGAAATACCTTCCTAAAGCTATAAAGAATGGAGCTGATATAGAAGCAAGGGAACGTATGATAGTTGCTGCTGCATTAGGTGGCTGGATGTTAAATAATGCAGGGACCCATGTTGGTCATTCACAGGCTCATATTATTGGTGCACTTTATGGAATTCCACATGGAATGGCATGTGCTTATGCTCTACCGAGTACTTTGTTATATACGGCTAAGGTAAATCCAAAAAAAGTAAAAGAAATTGGATTAATTTTAGGGGCTGAATATCCGGCAAATCATACAGACTTAGAAATTGGTGAAATCACAGCAGAAAAATTTAAATGGTTTAGAGATGAGGTAATTGGACTTGACTCTTTTAAAAAATTCAATGTTTCTAGGGAAGAACTTATATCTAATGCAGAAAAGGTCGTTGAAGAACGTTTTGCAGGTAATTCACCAATGGAAATTAATTTAGATTTAGCTGAAAATCTATTGAAATTTTATGAATAA